GCATAAGAATTATATATTAAATGTACTTTTTTATTATTGAATTCTTCAACTAAAAATCTTGCTGCTAAAGGATTATGTCCTACATCTATTGTTATATTTTCTGCAATTTTTTCACATCTGCCTGTTAATTTAACTTCATTAAAAATATCAAGATTAATATCAATATTTAACTCTTTTAAAGCTTCAATAACTAAATGTAGGTTTAGTTTTAAGAAAGAAGCAAACTTTTTATCTAAGCTATATTTATCAAACTCTTTAAAAGTTTGTATAACTATATCTTTATTAAACTCATCTTTTAGTTCGTCTTTCACTTTCAAAGCTGTTTCATAAACTTTGTCAGAAGTTTGGTAACCAATTATCATTTTAGTATCCACTGAACGCATTTTTGTACGTGCTATTTCTTCAATTGTATTACCTAAAAAACTTTGATGATCAAGATCTATTGTAGTAATAAGGGATAAGTCATTTTTAACAACATTCGTTGCATCAAACTCTCCACCAAGTCCTGCTTCTAAAACTAGATAATCAAAACTTGAACTTAAAACAAAAGCTAAAAGGGTTGTATATTCAAAATAAGTTAATTTTTCTAAAAGATTTAAAGGCAAGATTTCTTGAAGTTTTGAACTTGCCAGTTGAAGTTCTATATCACTACTATCTCTTCCATTTATCCAGATTCTTTCATTGAACTTTCTAATATGAGGAGAAGAGTAATGAACTGTTCTAAAACCTTTTTTATACAAATAGTGTGATAAAAATCTTCCAGTACTTCCTTTTCCATTTGTTCCAACAATATGAATAATAAAAGGAAGAGTAAGATGTTTTGAGAGTATTTCCCATGAGTTTTGTACTATTGAGAAGTCTATCTTCTCATAGTACATTGTTTTGTGCTTTAATACTTCTTCTAAAGAAGCTTTCTTAAAATCAATAAGCATTTACTTCTTTTTTTCAAAAGACTGTACTGCTAATTTAGAAATAACTTCTTCTAAAGCTTTATTCGCTGCATTTCTAATAGCTTCAAATCTTTTTGAATCTGTAATGGTTGCACCACTATTAATAGAGAACTCATAATCTCCACTAACTGAAAAAGATTTTTTTATTCCATCTTTTTCATATCCAATATGAATACTTACAACTGCTCTATAAAGATTGTTATAACCATCTTCATCATCTTGTAATTCTTGCATTCCTACTGAGTTTAGTTTAACATCTAAAATTGTATCTGCTAAGCTTTTATCAAATACAAGCTTTGAATCTAGTCTATGTACTATTAGTTCATGCATTGCATCTTTGATAATTACTGCATTTCTTGGGTCTTCTAAGTTAATAATTAAATTAACATAAATAGAACCTTTTAATTCCCTTTTTGCATAATGACTTGAAGGTTTATAACCACAAGCAGTGAATACAAAAACTATTAATAATACTAATAGACTATTTTTCATGTTATCCCTTAATAACTAAGTTAACTAATTTATTTGGTACAACAATCTCTTTGATTAACTCTTTACCATCAATCCATTTAGCTGCAACTTCTTTAGCAGTAGATAAAATCTCATCTTTTGATGCATTAGGAGCTACTTCTACTTCAGCTCTTTTTTTACCATTAATTGTAACTGCTAAAACAATAGAATCTAAAGTAAACACTTCTTCTTTGATTTCAATCTTTGAAGAGAAGTTTTCTTTATCAAATAGTTTATGGGCTAAATCCCAACAAGCATGAGGAATGATTGGCTCTAAAATATTTGTTAATATATAATAACCTTCAGCCCACACAAGTTCATTGTTTTGTGCTTGAAGTGCATTCATAGCTTCCATAGATGCAGCAATTAAAGTATTAAATGTATATGTTTTATTAAATACATCATCAGCTTTTTGTACAGCTTCATATAGTTTTTTTCTTGCTTCTTTTTCTTCTTTTGTTAAAGAAGAGTGGTCTATATTTTTAAAATTTGCAATTGCATTTTCAGTAACATTTACTGATCTTTCATAGAATTTTTTAATAAATTTAAATGAACCTTCAACTGCTGAATCATTCCACTCTAACTCTTTTGTCGGAGGTGCAGCAAATAATATAAACATTCTAGCTGTATCTGCTCCATATTTTTCTACAATAGAATCAGGGTCAACTACATTTCCTTTTGATTTAGACATTTTAGCACCATCTTTAAGTACCATACCTTGAGTAAGTAGGTTTTTAAATGGTTCCCTTGAATTTGTATATCCTAAATCATTTAATACTTTTGTAAAGAATCTTGCATAAAGTAAGTGTAAAATAGCATGCTCAATACCACCAATATATTGGTCAACATCCATCCAGTAATCACTATCTTTTTTAGAGATTCCTTCTTTTTCCCATTTTGTATTGTTTGTTGCATATCTTAAAAAATACCAAGAAGATTGAACAAAAGTATCTAAAGTATCTGTTTCTCTAATTGCAGGGTTACCACAACAAGGACAAGATGTATGCTTCCAAGTAGGATGTGTATCAAGTGGGTTACCCTCACCTGTAATCTCAACATCTTCTGGAAGTGCCACAGGAAGGTTTTCTAATTTTTCAGGAACTAATCCACAATCATCACAATGAATAAATGGAACAGGCGCTCCCCAATATCTTTGTCTTGAAACTCCCCAATCTCTTAATTTAAAATTGATTTGTTTTTTACCAAGAGAGTTTTGCTCAAAATGATAAATAATCGCTTTTTTTGCTTTATTGTTTTTAAGTCCTGTAAAGCTTTCAGAATTGATTAATTCACCTTCATCAGTGTATGCTTCACTTTGATTAGATAAAATTCCATCTTTTCCAACAATTACTTGTTTGATTGGTAAATCATATTGTCTTGCAAATTCAAAGTCTCTTTGGTCATGTGCTGGAACTGCCATAACTGCCCCACCACCATAAGAAGCAAGTACAAAGTTAGCAACCCATACAGGAATAGACTCACCAGTAAGAGGATGAATAACATCAATCTCTAATGAAACACCTTCTTTAGGCATAGTTGCTCTATCTCTTTCACTAACTTTTTGCATAGCTTTAATAGCGTTGATTTTTCCTTGAGGAAGTAATTCATTTTCAACGATATATTTTACAATTGGATGCTCTGGTGCTAAAGCAGAATAAGAAATCCCATAAATTGTATCTGGTCTTGTTGTAAATACTTGATAAGAAGAGAAGTGATTGTCTAATTTATATTTTGCTTGTTTTGATAAGAAAAGACTAAACTCTAACCCTTCACTTCTTCCTATCCAATTTTCTTGCATAGTTAAAACTTGTGATGGCCATTGACCTTCAAGTGTTTTTAAATCATCAAGTAACTCTTGAGCGTATTTAGTAATCCCAACATAATATCCTGGCATCTCTTTTTGTTGAACAGGAGTATCACATCTCCAACAACAACCCTCTTCTACTTGTTCATTTGCTAATACAGTATGACATGGTTCACACCAGTTTACAGTTGTTGATTTTCTATAAAGAAGTCCTTCTTCATACATCTTGATAATAAACTCTTGTTCCCATTTTGTATAAAGTTCGTCAGAAGTTGCGAATTCTCTTTGTTCAGAGAAAGAAAGACCTAAAGCTTTTAATTCATCTCTCATATAGTCAATATTTTCATAAGTCCATTTTTTAGGATGAAGCTTATGTTTGATAGCTGCATTTTCTGCTGGCATACCAAAACTATCCCATCCAATTGGATGTAAAACATTAAAATTTGCTTTTCTAAAAAATCTTGCGATTGCATCACCTAAACAATAATTTCTAACGTGTCCCATATGAATTCTACCACTTGGGTATGGAAACATACTTAAAATATATTTTTTATCTTTTTTATAGTCATCACTTGGTTCAAAAGACTTATTTTCAACCCAGTAATTTTGCCACTTTGTTTCAATACTCTTTGGACTATATTCCATTAATAATCTTCCTTATCTTGACTTTTTGCACTCTCAATTAAAGCTAAGGCTATTGAGAAAATATTTGCAACAATAGCTCCAATTGCTAAGGCTATTGCCATTGATTCATCACCCATAAAAGTTAATACCATGAATGCTGGAATAAGGTGTAAATCAGCAACTAAAGAACTTGCTAATAACTCCGCTGCTAAAAGGTTTTTAACACCTATTTTTAAAATTGTTGAGATAACATTAACACCTGCTGCTAAAAAGAGGGCTACGGCATTTGGCTCATAAATAAAGCCTGCTGTTGTTGTTAATGACATTAGTGAAAAGAATATATAGGTTACTTTACCCCAATCCATGAATTATCCTTTTATAGATTTTTACTTTTTAAAATTTAAGCAAATATAATATCGAAAAAAGGATAAAAAATGGCTTTCTAGCTATTTTTTAACTTGCTATATTTAAAACCTTGAAACATTTTAAAAATCAAATATAAAATGGTAAGTTTTAAAATAATTTGCACAATTGTATAAAAGCCAAAACCGTTGAATTCAAATTCAAAGGGATTTATGATGTTATGAAATAAAAAATTAAAAGTCATATCTTTTGTGATATAAAAATATAAACCTAAAAGTCCATACATAATAAGAAAATAAAACTGATTTCTATGCATATTTACAATACTATAAACAAAGTGCCAAATAAAAAATGTCACTAATATTGCTATTAAAAACTCTTTGAATATTCCCTCTGGGATATGAACCACATAACTTCTTGCTTGGGTTAAAAAAAAGTATTCAATAATTGAAGAAATGATTTCAAAAACAAAAATCCATGTTAAGGCTAAAAACCAATCTTTTCCATCATTTGATGTGATTTTGTCAAAGTAATATAACAAACCCTTTTGAGGTGCACTTACTGTGTTGTCCATATTTTTCTCCATAAGGTTTAAATAATAATTTTATATTAAAAAGAATTAAACATATATTATTAGTAAACCTTTTTTTGTAGGAGTTTATTTTCGTCTTGTGTTTTGGCGGATTGAAATGATTAGTTGGTAGATTAAGTAGGCGATTGTTACTTTATAAACTAGTGTTAATAATGTGAGTTCTGAAAACTCTGTCATAATAGAAAAGGGGTTTATATTATTTACTATATTGTAGAGTGTAAAATCTTTTGTTGTAAACCCATAGATTAAATAAAACAATCCTATCAAATAGAAATTGTTTATTTTTTCTTTTTGAACTATGAAAATAGACAAAATAATTATAAGAAAGTAAACTAAAGTATCAATTATCATATATTCTAATTTTGTGTCTAAATATTCATTTACACAATTTACAAATGCCAACCCAAAACTTAGAGATAGAATCCAAAATAGTGCTAATAACCAATCTTGTGAATGGTTTGAAGTTAGTCCATGAATTTTAAATATAAGCCATTCTGAAATTTTTACTTTATCTGCTTTTTTTAACTCTTCTTCCATTTTTTGCATTTCGATGGCATAAAATTTATTTGCTTCAATGATATTATTTTGTTGTTCAAAAGAGTTTTTTATAGTTCTTGCAGTTTCCCGGTTAGCTACATTATTAGATTTTAATTTAATAGAATCTAAATTTGCTATATTATTAAAATTCAGGTTAAAAGCAAAACTATTATTTATAAAATTTATAGAGTTTATTTTCAATGCAATTAATGATATATTAGAATTAAAAAAATTATTTATTAATTCCAAAGAATTAATTTTATTCCCAATAAAAGTAACTCTTTCATCAAAAGTACAAAATCTTAGATTAAAATTATTTATTACTTTTCTATCATTTATATCAAAATAAAATTTTTTATAAAAAATACAATCTAAAAACCCAACACTTTTGATTTTACAATCATAAAAAGAAATCTTTTTTTCAAATTCTACTTCTTTAAAAAATAGACCATTTTCAAATTCTGTTTTTTTAAAAATTATTTCAAAATTAATTTTTTCTTTTTCAAAACTTTGTTCACTTTTAAACTTACAATATTTATCAAAAATTAAAGAACCAGAAGATTCAATAAAGTTAAATTCAAATTTATCTAAAAATGTACAATGATTAAAAAAAATGAACTTATTTGCAGTATCTATTAACTTATCTTTAGAATTAGTTTCTTTACACAGAATATTTAATTTAATATCATCTTCAAATTTTGGGAAAACAATATGATTAAATTCAATTTTAGTATCATTTACTATGAAATGTTTCAGATTCTTTTGTAAAATAATCCAAAAGTTTTTTATTAATTCATCATTCCATCTATTTTTTTCACAATGAAAAATACATTTACTTTGTTCTTTATCAAAATAACCATCTTCAAATTTTTCATAACAAATACTACAAATATTTTCTGACATTTTATTCCTAAATAAATTATTAGATTTATTATATTGTAATTGCCCTTTGGAGTCTTTTATTACTTTTTTTATAAAAAGTAAAACAAAAAAGCATGAGCAGAGATGAAAATTACGCTATAAAAATTTCAAAAATATTAAAATCAAAAAACTCGACTTCGTCTCAAACAGTTTTGATTTATTAAAATATTTTTTTATTTTTACTTAACGCTATTTTCAAATGCTCATATTTTGATGATTTCAACTTTTTTCTTTTTCTCAAAACTTTGAGGAATAGCTTATAAATTGGAATTTTTGAAATTAGTCAATGAAGAATGAAAAAATTATGAAGGAGTTTACTGAAGTAAATGACTGAGTGATTTTTTTGTTATGAAGTAGAATAATTTATGAAAAGGACTGTTTAGAAGCTATCGCTCCTAAACAGTTCCCTTTTCATACATAGCTCTCATCTTCTCTTTTTCTTTTTGCCTCTTAACTTTCTCAGCCTCTTTAGCTCTAAAACTCTCAATAGAGAATCTAAGCTGTACTAAGAACGAAGCAGCAATAAAGATAGATGAATAAGTACCAACAATCACACCTACAAGTAATGTAAATGCAAATCCATTAATAATCTCTCCACCAAAGAAATATAAAGTCGCAACAACAAAGAATGTTGTAAGTGAAGTAAGAGTTGTTCTTGATAATGTTCTTGAAACTGAAGTATTTACTACTTTGTCAAGAACTGCTTCTTTAGATGTTTGAACACCTTCTCTAATCCTATCAAATACAATAATTGTATCGTTTAGCGAATAACCAAGAATAGTAAGAATTGCAGCTAAGATATCAAGATTAACTTCAACACCCACAAGTGAAATAGCTC
The genomic region above belongs to Arcobacter sp. CECT 8983 and contains:
- a CDS encoding DUF6394 family protein; translated protein: MDWGKVTYIFFSLMSLTTTAGFIYEPNAVALFLAAGVNVISTILKIGVKNLLAAELLASSLVADLHLIPAFMVLTFMGDESMAIALAIGAIVANIFSIALALIESAKSQDKEDY
- the leuS gene encoding leucine--tRNA ligase, coding for MEYSPKSIETKWQNYWVENKSFEPSDDYKKDKKYILSMFPYPSGRIHMGHVRNYCLGDAIARFFRKANFNVLHPIGWDSFGMPAENAAIKHKLHPKKWTYENIDYMRDELKALGLSFSEQREFATSDELYTKWEQEFIIKMYEEGLLYRKSTTVNWCEPCHTVLANEQVEEGCCWRCDTPVQQKEMPGYYVGITKYAQELLDDLKTLEGQWPSQVLTMQENWIGRSEGLEFSLFLSKQAKYKLDNHFSSYQVFTTRPDTIYGISYSALAPEHPIVKYIVENELLPQGKINAIKAMQKVSERDRATMPKEGVSLEIDVIHPLTGESIPVWVANFVLASYGGGAVMAVPAHDQRDFEFARQYDLPIKQVIVGKDGILSNQSEAYTDEGELINSESFTGLKNNKAKKAIIYHFEQNSLGKKQINFKLRDWGVSRQRYWGAPVPFIHCDDCGLVPEKLENLPVALPEDVEITGEGNPLDTHPTWKHTSCPCCGNPAIRETDTLDTFVQSSWYFLRYATNNTKWEKEGISKKDSDYWMDVDQYIGGIEHAILHLLYARFFTKVLNDLGYTNSREPFKNLLTQGMVLKDGAKMSKSKGNVVDPDSIVEKYGADTARMFILFAAPPTKELEWNDSAVEGSFKFIKKFYERSVNVTENAIANFKNIDHSSLTKEEKEARKKLYEAVQKADDVFNKTYTFNTLIAASMEAMNALQAQNNELVWAEGYYILTNILEPIIPHACWDLAHKLFDKENFSSKIEIKEEVFTLDSIVLAVTINGKKRAEVEVAPNASKDEILSTAKEVAAKWIDGKELIKEIVVPNKLVNLVIKG
- the lptE gene encoding LPS assembly lipoprotein LptE, with the translated sequence MKNSLLVLLIVFVFTACGYKPSSHYAKRELKGSIYVNLIINLEDPRNAVIIKDAMHELIVHRLDSKLVFDKSLADTILDVKLNSVGMQELQDDEDGYNNLYRAVVSIHIGYEKDGIKKSFSVSGDYEFSINSGATITDSKRFEAIRNAANKALEEVISKLAVQSFEKKK
- a CDS encoding folylpolyglutamate synthase/dihydrofolate synthase family protein gives rise to the protein MLIDFKKASLEEVLKHKTMYYEKIDFSIVQNSWEILSKHLTLPFIIHIVGTNGKGSTGRFLSHYLYKKGFRTVHYSSPHIRKFNERIWINGRDSSDIELQLASSKLQEILPLNLLEKLTYFEYTTLLAFVLSSSFDYLVLEAGLGGEFDATNVVKNDLSLITTIDLDHQSFLGNTIEEIARTKMRSVDTKMIIGYQTSDKVYETALKVKDELKDEFNKDIVIQTFKEFDKYSLDKKFASFLKLNLHLVIEALKELNIDINLDIFNEVKLTGRCEKIAENITIDVGHNPLAARFLVEEFNNKKVHLIYNSYADKDYKEVLKTLKPIITKITILDLKDKRIVDKNNLLEICHNLNIMVTSLENIEPDEEYLVFGSFLVVEKFLENMRLDEE